The following are encoded together in the bacterium genome:
- a CDS encoding heme-binding domain-containing protein gives MTHRTRRAAAWTAGAALTVFLAAQLVRPELPSGPVDHTVDVPPDVLAVLRRACFDCHSNETRLPWFDRIVPAYWLVVADVREGREHLNFSELGARPVGTQRAALWEAINHVRLGAMPPWRYTLVHRDAAPSPADVALVEAWLRTLAPPPKPASAQAPAPLPPRPATVRPAPNGLAFQPDYRDWRLVDGSERFDNGTLRQILGNDVAMRAIADGAFPPWPDGTTFAKVTWETVVDADGVLRGGSFVQVELMAKDAARWAATDGWGWGRWRGAGFEPYGTDAAFAGECVGCHAPMRDADYVFTPPLDRRLAPAGVLPVDPLAWRVVAAAVDPAADTMATLFGDAAAVAAARAGTPVPPDASLARVTWRRRDDPSWFGARIPGALEAVEVVRDGVYRRWEGAPLAVAPTDPAGADARARALREAPRLPFP, from the coding sequence ATGACCCACCGGACCCGCCGGGCCGCCGCGTGGACCGCCGGCGCGGCCCTCACCGTCTTCCTCGCCGCCCAGCTCGTGCGTCCCGAGCTGCCCTCGGGGCCCGTCGACCACACCGTCGACGTGCCGCCCGACGTGCTCGCCGTGCTGCGCCGGGCCTGCTTCGACTGCCACTCGAACGAGACGCGGCTGCCCTGGTTCGATCGCATCGTCCCGGCGTACTGGCTCGTCGTCGCCGACGTGCGCGAGGGGCGCGAGCACCTGAACTTCTCGGAGCTGGGCGCGCGGCCCGTCGGCACGCAGCGCGCGGCCCTCTGGGAGGCGATCAACCACGTGCGCCTGGGTGCCATGCCGCCGTGGCGCTACACGCTCGTCCACCGCGACGCCGCGCCGAGCCCGGCCGACGTGGCCCTCGTCGAGGCGTGGCTGCGCACGCTCGCGCCGCCGCCGAAGCCGGCGTCGGCGCAGGCCCCCGCGCCGCTGCCGCCGCGGCCCGCGACGGTGCGGCCGGCGCCGAACGGCCTCGCCTTCCAGCCCGACTATCGCGACTGGCGGCTCGTCGACGGCAGCGAGCGCTTCGACAACGGGACGCTGCGACAGATCCTGGGCAACGACGTCGCCATGCGTGCGATCGCCGACGGCGCCTTCCCGCCGTGGCCGGACGGGACGACGTTCGCGAAGGTGACGTGGGAGACGGTGGTCGATGCGGACGGCGTCCTGCGCGGCGGCTCGTTCGTGCAGGTCGAGCTCATGGCGAAGGACGCCGCGCGGTGGGCGGCGACCGACGGCTGGGGGTGGGGCCGCTGGCGCGGCGCCGGCTTCGAGCCGTACGGTACCGACGCTGCGTTCGCGGGCGAGTGCGTCGGCTGCCATGCCCCGATGCGCGACGCGGACTACGTCTTCACGCCCCCGCTCGACCGGCGGCTCGCGCCCGCCGGCGTGCTGCCCGTCGATCCGCTCGCGTGGCGCGTCGTCGCCGCCGCGGTCGATCCGGCCGCGGACACGATGGCGACGCTGTTCGGCGACGCCGCCGCCGTCGCGGCGGCGCGGGCCGGCACGCCGGTCCCGCCGGACGCATCGCTCGCCCGCGTCACCTGGCGGCGACGCGACGACCCGAGTTGGTTCGGCGCCCGTATCCCGGGGGCGCTCGAGGCCGTCGAGGTCGTGCGCGACGGGGTGTACCGGCGCTGGGAAGGCGCCCCGCTCGCCGTGGCACCCACGGACCCCGCCGGGGCCGACGCGCGCGCCCGGGCGCTGCGCGAGGCGCCGCGGCTGCCGTTTCCCTGA
- a CDS encoding ABC transporter ATP-binding protein, whose product MDADPDGPNAERLPSTREVVRHVVGLCRPHLRTFAWIALLAALSSLAEVGAPLVYRSAVNDLSGLFVHRAASVSLTPEEMAEATRQPHTRGHVAPRHPQQVVVLLLEAVALLFLLKTAAQFFFYAADNASVRVADGVEKRLVLATFLALLRRPLAFFALRPSGALVKQVAQIDAVSPIVGALARDLLPTAFQVALTVGVMLTVHPRLTAIALATIPAYAWVSWRMVRRLEAGLDDYYELWETATARVQDAVGGIKTVKLAGAEGREGRRLASALDTAYRQHVDRNVAENRYLMAQAALTYAGQTLVLGYGGLQVMAHALTPGDVVMFVVYLDRLLDPVQELSRLVNTLQQDMASVARALRLQRHGGAESGGGALAPGPGRVELRDVRFSYVPGCEVLRGLSFTIEPGLTTALVGPSGSGKTTTVDLLLRLYEPDAGAIVVDGQPLREVDAAAVRAAIAVVSTDGALFRGTIADNVRYDRPDASDAEVREVVRIAGLEAALARLGDGLDAPIGEGGIGLSVGERQRLLLARALLARPRLLVLDEATANLDFATEADVKQALLEQRHGRTMLVIAHRFAMVEPAERVLVPPRGRVAETGTVDELRRGDGWFARFARSAGGHGP is encoded by the coding sequence ATGGACGCGGACCCGGATGGGCCGAACGCCGAGCGCCTGCCGAGTACGCGGGAGGTCGTCCGGCACGTCGTCGGGCTCTGCCGACCGCACCTGCGGACCTTCGCATGGATCGCGCTGCTCGCGGCGTTGTCGAGCCTGGCGGAGGTCGGCGCGCCGCTCGTCTACCGCAGCGCCGTCAACGACCTGTCCGGCCTCTTCGTGCACCGCGCCGCCAGCGTCTCGCTGACGCCGGAGGAGATGGCGGAGGCGACACGCCAGCCGCACACGCGCGGCCACGTCGCGCCACGACATCCCCAGCAGGTCGTGGTGCTGCTGCTCGAGGCGGTGGCGCTGCTCTTCCTGTTGAAGACGGCCGCCCAGTTCTTCTTCTACGCCGCCGACAACGCCTCGGTGCGCGTGGCCGACGGTGTCGAGAAGCGCCTCGTCCTCGCCACCTTCCTCGCGCTCCTGCGTCGCCCGCTCGCGTTCTTCGCGCTGCGTCCGAGCGGCGCGCTCGTGAAGCAGGTGGCGCAGATCGACGCGGTCTCGCCCATCGTCGGCGCCCTCGCGCGCGATCTGCTGCCCACGGCGTTCCAGGTCGCGCTCACCGTCGGCGTCATGCTCACGGTCCACCCGCGCCTGACGGCGATCGCGCTCGCGACGATCCCCGCCTACGCGTGGGTGTCGTGGCGCATGGTGCGCCGGCTCGAAGCGGGGCTCGACGACTACTACGAGCTCTGGGAGACGGCGACGGCCCGCGTGCAGGACGCCGTCGGCGGCATCAAGACCGTGAAGCTCGCGGGCGCCGAAGGCCGCGAAGGCCGCCGCCTCGCGAGCGCGCTCGACACCGCGTACCGCCAGCACGTCGATCGCAACGTCGCCGAGAACCGCTACCTCATGGCGCAGGCGGCGCTGACCTACGCCGGCCAGACCCTCGTCCTAGGCTACGGCGGGCTCCAGGTGATGGCGCACGCGCTCACGCCCGGCGACGTGGTGATGTTCGTCGTCTACCTCGACCGGCTGCTCGATCCCGTGCAGGAGCTGAGCCGGCTCGTGAACACGCTCCAGCAGGACATGGCGTCCGTCGCCCGGGCGCTGCGGCTCCAGCGGCACGGCGGCGCCGAGTCGGGCGGCGGCGCGCTGGCGCCCGGTCCCGGGCGCGTCGAGCTCCGCGACGTGCGCTTCTCGTACGTACCCGGCTGCGAGGTCCTGCGCGGCCTGTCGTTCACAATCGAGCCGGGCCTCACCACCGCGCTCGTCGGCCCGTCGGGCTCGGGCAAGACCACCACCGTCGACCTGCTCCTGCGCCTGTACGAGCCGGACGCCGGCGCGATCGTGGTCGACGGCCAGCCGCTGCGGGAGGTGGACGCGGCGGCGGTGCGCGCCGCGATCGCCGTCGTGTCGACGGACGGCGCCCTGTTCCGCGGCACGATCGCCGACAACGTCCGCTACGACCGGCCCGACGCCTCGGACGCCGAGGTGCGGGAGGTCGTCCGCATCGCCGGCCTCGAGGCGGCGCTGGCGCGGCTCGGCGACGGGCTCGACGCGCCCATCGGCGAGGGCGGCATCGGGCTGTCGGTGGGCGAGCGGCAGCGCCTGCTGCTGGCGCGCGCGTTGCTCGCGCGGCCGCGGCTTCTCGTCCTCGACGAGGCCACCGCCAACCTCGACTTCGCGACCGAGGCCGACGTCAAGCAGGCCCTCCTCGAGCAGCGCCACGGACGCACGATGCTGGTGATCGCGCACCGCTTCGCGATGGTCGAGCCCGCCGAGCGGGTGCTGGTGCCCCCCCGCGGCCGGGTCGCCGAGACGGGCACGGTCGACGAGCTGCGCCGGGGCGACGGCTGGTTCGCGCGCTTCGCGCGCAGCGCCGGCGGGCATGGGCCGTAG
- a CDS encoding DUF1329 domain-containing protein: protein MGRTTTLLALAVSGALVVSSGAHAQLSAGTMLDQSNAAQAKDLLPPEIYAHYEKGQYANVIVDFPDSAFQWDDTHAEATQWNREHLVLDANKVPVDKDTKEKPPYITGTLFPDIKEDDPDAAYKILWNTTYTVYIGGNSRNTTSLNWISPTGVERSAIQDVTFLYYDGQPKRLIPPKNPDNLLFQFLALTTSPADLQGTSALSWRFNDPDKRDSSWAYVPALRRVRGVSPTNRSDGFLGSDLSQDDGNFFDGKPQDFEWKLVGLREGLRITDPGALKGEVKRVAMPGGGWRTIFGNNERTAGFQVADWKGVAWAPVAAGLTKRKMWVIEGVPKDKYYLYGKIELWIDSYTYEGAWNRKFSWTGDLMNTYQISGPPSAPFDATERWLGSTFGYQCAENVKANRATLAGLVAPGDDVGNDRRQPLSPGFFDFSTLSRFGK, encoded by the coding sequence ATGGGCAGAACGACGACGCTGCTGGCGCTCGCGGTTTCGGGCGCCCTCGTGGTGAGCTCCGGGGCGCACGCCCAGCTCAGCGCCGGGACGATGCTGGACCAGAGCAACGCGGCGCAGGCGAAGGACCTGCTGCCGCCCGAGATCTACGCGCACTACGAGAAGGGCCAGTATGCGAACGTCATCGTCGACTTCCCCGACTCGGCGTTCCAGTGGGACGACACCCACGCCGAGGCGACGCAGTGGAACCGCGAGCATCTCGTGCTCGACGCCAACAAGGTCCCGGTCGACAAGGACACCAAGGAGAAGCCGCCCTACATCACCGGCACGCTCTTCCCCGACATCAAGGAAGACGACCCCGACGCGGCCTACAAGATCCTCTGGAACACGACGTACACGGTCTACATCGGCGGCAACAGCCGCAACACGACGTCGCTCAACTGGATCAGCCCGACCGGCGTCGAGCGCAGCGCCATCCAGGACGTCACCTTCCTCTACTACGACGGCCAGCCGAAGCGCCTGATCCCGCCGAAGAACCCCGACAACCTGCTGTTCCAGTTCCTCGCGCTGACCACGAGCCCCGCCGACCTCCAGGGCACCTCGGCGCTCTCGTGGCGCTTCAACGACCCCGACAAGCGCGATTCCAGCTGGGCCTACGTGCCCGCCCTGCGCCGCGTCCGCGGCGTCTCGCCGACCAACCGTTCCGACGGCTTCCTCGGTTCGGACCTGAGCCAGGACGACGGCAACTTCTTCGACGGCAAGCCGCAGGACTTCGAGTGGAAGCTGGTCGGTCTGCGCGAGGGCCTGCGCATCACCGACCCGGGCGCGCTGAAGGGCGAGGTGAAGCGTGTGGCGATGCCCGGCGGCGGGTGGCGCACCATCTTCGGCAACAACGAGCGCACCGCCGGCTTCCAGGTCGCCGACTGGAAGGGCGTCGCCTGGGCGCCGGTCGCGGCGGGCCTCACCAAGCGCAAGATGTGGGTGATCGAAGGCGTCCCGAAGGACAAGTACTACCTCTACGGCAAGATCGAGCTGTGGATCGATTCGTACACCTACGAGGGCGCCTGGAACCGGAAGTTCTCGTGGACCGGCGACCTGATGAACACGTACCAGATCTCGGGCCCGCCCTCGGCGCCGTTCGACGCCACCGAGCGCTGGCTGGGCTCGACCTTCGGCTACCAGTGCGCCGAGAACGTGAAGGCGAACCGCGCCACGCTCGCCGGCCTCGTCGCCCCGGGTGACGACGTCGGCAACGACCGCCGCCAGCCGCTCTCGCCCGGCTTCTTCGACTTCTCGACGCTGAGTCGCTTCGGGAAGTAG
- a CDS encoding nitronate monooxygenase: MRSPICDLLGIEFPLLAFSHCRDVVCEVSRAGGFGVFGAVSLPPDRLETELAWIDEHVGGKPYGVDLIVPSAFAGKGETISRDDVVRLVPDEHKRFAADILTAHGIDAGDLDEARRGHGALRDNLQESGAARALEVAFRHPIKLIANALGVPPRIMLEMGKRHGVAVAALVGAKEHAIKQVQAGVDILVVAGGEAGGHCGDVSTLVLVPEVAEAIRPYGDTPILAAGGIVTGRQMAACVAMGAAGAWTASVWLTTHEAETNPAVKEKMLAASSRDTVRSKARTGKYSRQLRSPWTDAWERPEAPKPLPMPLQSMVSEPALRKVDKLAEGGHDGARTLATYWVGQGVGLMNQAKSVRTVVQEFKEDFLAAYERLADALG; the protein is encoded by the coding sequence ATGCGTTCCCCCATCTGCGACCTGCTCGGCATCGAGTTTCCCCTGCTCGCCTTCAGCCACTGCCGCGACGTCGTCTGCGAGGTGTCGCGCGCCGGCGGCTTCGGCGTGTTCGGCGCCGTCAGCCTGCCGCCCGACCGCCTCGAAACCGAGCTGGCGTGGATCGACGAGCACGTCGGCGGCAAGCCGTACGGCGTCGATCTCATCGTGCCGAGCGCCTTCGCCGGCAAGGGCGAGACGATCTCCCGCGACGACGTCGTGCGGCTGGTGCCCGACGAGCACAAGCGCTTCGCCGCCGACATCCTCACCGCCCACGGCATCGACGCCGGCGACCTCGACGAGGCACGCCGCGGCCACGGCGCGCTGCGCGACAACCTGCAGGAGAGCGGCGCGGCGCGCGCGCTCGAGGTCGCGTTCCGGCATCCGATCAAGCTGATCGCGAACGCGCTCGGCGTCCCGCCGCGCATCATGCTCGAGATGGGCAAGCGGCACGGCGTCGCGGTGGCGGCGCTGGTCGGCGCGAAGGAGCACGCGATCAAGCAGGTGCAGGCAGGTGTCGACATCCTCGTCGTCGCCGGCGGCGAGGCCGGCGGCCACTGCGGCGACGTCTCGACCCTGGTCCTCGTCCCCGAGGTGGCGGAGGCGATCCGTCCCTACGGCGACACGCCCATCCTCGCGGCCGGCGGCATCGTCACGGGACGGCAGATGGCGGCGTGCGTGGCCATGGGCGCCGCCGGTGCGTGGACGGCGTCGGTGTGGCTCACCACCCACGAGGCGGAGACCAACCCGGCGGTGAAGGAGAAGATGCTCGCCGCCAGCTCGCGCGACACCGTGCGCTCGAAGGCCCGCACGGGGAAGTATTCGCGCCAGCTGCGCTCGCCCTGGACCGACGCCTGGGAGCGCCCCGAGGCGCCGAAGCCGCTGCCGATGCCGCTGCAGTCGATGGTGAGCGAGCCGGCGCTGCGCAAGGTCGACAAGCTCGCCGAGGGCGGTCACGACGGCGCGCGCACCCTGGCGACCTACTGGGTCGGTCAGGGCGTCGGGCTGATGAACCAGGCGAAGTCGGTGCGCACGGTGGTGCAGGAGTTCAAGGAGGACTTCCTCGCCGCCTACGAACGGCTGGCGGACGCGCTCGGCTAG
- the rnk gene encoding nucleoside diphosphate kinase regulator — protein sequence MIALPHVRVSTFDADRLERVIAWHGGPEAERLEEELMRAEVIAVAAVPPTLVTMNSRVRYRDQTTGEEHAITLVFPHDADASCGKVSIMAPIASALLGLVVGDEIDWPMPGGRTTRLRVLAIVYQPEAAGDFHR from the coding sequence ATGATCGCACTTCCGCACGTTCGCGTGAGCACCTTCGATGCCGACCGCCTGGAGCGGGTGATCGCCTGGCATGGCGGGCCGGAGGCCGAGCGGCTCGAAGAGGAGCTCATGCGCGCGGAGGTGATCGCGGTCGCGGCCGTGCCGCCCACGCTCGTGACCATGAACTCGCGCGTGCGCTACCGCGACCAGACGACGGGCGAGGAGCACGCGATCACGCTCGTCTTCCCGCACGACGCCGACGCGTCGTGCGGCAAGGTGTCGATCATGGCGCCGATCGCGAGCGCGCTCCTCGGCCTCGTCGTCGGCGACGAGATCGACTGGCCGATGCCCGGCGGGCGGACCACGCGGCTGCGCGTGCTCGCGATCGTCTACCAGCCCGAAGCCGCGGGCGACTTCCACCGTTAG
- a CDS encoding alpha-ketoglutarate-dependent dioxygenase AlkB, with amino-acid sequence MVLPPELTYRPGVFDAAASAAHIAGLIAELAWEAQRFTIYGRTMPMPRLIAMYGPAGYRYSGVVHPPQPLAPRLETIRTVVEQATGLRFNAVLANLYRDGRDSVGWHRDDDYVHGGQAAIASVSFGAVRRFELREAAGAPAIAVDLEPGSLLLMHAGAVQRFAHRVPKTTAVVGPRVNLTFRHMLPRGTGPSPAPRRRA; translated from the coding sequence ATGGTGCTGCCGCCCGAGCTCACCTATCGGCCCGGCGTGTTCGACGCGGCGGCGAGCGCGGCCCACATCGCCGGGCTGATCGCCGAGCTCGCGTGGGAGGCGCAGCGCTTCACGATCTACGGCCGCACGATGCCCATGCCGCGCCTGATCGCGATGTACGGGCCGGCCGGCTACCGCTACTCCGGCGTCGTGCATCCGCCGCAGCCGCTCGCGCCGCGGCTCGAGACCATCCGTACCGTCGTCGAGCAGGCGACCGGCCTACGCTTCAACGCGGTCCTGGCGAACCTCTACCGCGACGGACGCGACTCGGTGGGCTGGCACCGCGACGACGACTACGTCCACGGCGGCCAGGCCGCGATCGCCTCGGTGAGCTTCGGCGCCGTCCGCCGCTTCGAGCTGCGCGAAGCCGCCGGCGCTCCGGCGATCGCCGTCGACCTCGAACCGGGCTCGCTGCTGCTCATGCACGCCGGCGCCGTGCAACGCTTCGCGCACCGCGTGCCGAAGACCACGGCGGTGGTCGGGCCGCGCGTCAACCTGACGTTCCGGCACATGCTGCCGCGCGGGACAGGCCCCAGTCCTGCGCCGCGGCGCCGAGCGTGA
- a CDS encoding rod shape-determining protein yields the protein MPSDACSAERQALRAAVASAGAADVTLLAEPVAAAIGAGADLASGFAQMVVDVGEGVTDASVVDQRGLVASAAVRVGCATLRAGGAPARGRARVDAARPSASLRTHGVGGDAVGVAARRDGATGVDAGAVHAALAASTAAIAACVAGLLRGLDDRAACQVIDGGIVLTGGGALLPGLRAVIEDATQVATRVADDPLNAVIRGASAVLREAARVGAWPMSDDVRATRSGP from the coding sequence GTGCCGTCCGACGCCTGCAGCGCGGAGCGGCAGGCGCTGCGCGCAGCGGTGGCGTCGGCGGGCGCGGCCGACGTCACGCTGCTCGCCGAGCCGGTCGCGGCGGCGATCGGCGCGGGCGCGGACCTCGCGTCGGGGTTCGCGCAGATGGTGGTCGACGTCGGCGAAGGCGTCACCGACGCCAGCGTCGTCGATCAGCGCGGCCTCGTCGCCAGCGCGGCGGTGCGCGTCGGCTGCGCGACGCTGCGCGCGGGCGGCGCTCCGGCGCGCGGGCGGGCGCGGGTCGACGCCGCGCGGCCGAGCGCATCCCTGCGCACGCACGGTGTCGGCGGCGACGCCGTCGGTGTGGCCGCGCGGCGGGACGGCGCCACGGGTGTCGACGCCGGCGCCGTGCATGCCGCGCTGGCGGCGTCGACCGCGGCGATCGCCGCCTGCGTCGCCGGCCTGCTGCGTGGGCTCGACGACCGTGCCGCCTGCCAGGTGATCGACGGCGGCATCGTGCTCACGGGCGGCGGCGCCCTGCTCCCCGGTCTGCGCGCCGTGATCGAGGACGCGACCCAGGTCGCGACGCGCGTAGCCGACGACCCGCTCAACGCCGTCATCCGCGGCGCGTCGGCCGTCCTGCGGGAGGCGGCGCGGGTGGGCGCCTGGCCGATGAGCGACGACGTCCGTGCCACCCGTTCGGGCCCCTGA
- a CDS encoding glycosyltransferase family 1 protein, with product MTLTTAAPRRFLLVTLDAAGNWPPERALVRALLARGHAVRVLSHASHAHVVRAAGARFEQYDPSLDVDLSSAPGETATAERMRVARAVYFNRGYGAALQRAVETETPDVLLVDQMLLMASHAAERTGLPTVVLWHTVFAALAGQLAFPSPGPADILNAYRATLGLEPLPADAIGMGRADAILAFTWEALDAPARPPLPVPHYIGPLASTTDTTDAAPPAFALPWAAEDARPLVLVSFSTSFQNQVATLQRVADAVAGLPARVLVTLGPAVTAEALRLPANAVALPFVPHAAVLPHARLVVTHAGHGTVMAAVTAGVPLVCLPMGRDQHAVAECVRSRGLGRVLAPTAPTHELRDAIAAALADAPLAAECRRFATTLDVEAGRRRALALLEQVGTAAR from the coding sequence GTGACCCTGACGACGGCCGCGCCGCGCCGCTTCCTCCTCGTCACGCTGGATGCCGCCGGCAACTGGCCGCCCGAGCGCGCGCTCGTCCGGGCGCTGCTCGCTCGAGGCCACGCGGTGCGTGTCCTGTCGCATGCCAGTCACGCGCACGTCGTGCGCGCCGCCGGCGCGCGCTTCGAGCAGTACGACCCGAGTCTCGACGTGGATCTGTCCTCGGCCCCAGGCGAGACGGCGACGGCGGAGCGGATGCGCGTGGCGCGCGCCGTCTACTTCAACCGCGGATACGGCGCGGCGCTGCAGCGGGCGGTCGAGACCGAGACGCCCGACGTCCTGCTGGTCGACCAGATGCTGCTCATGGCGTCCCACGCGGCCGAGCGGACCGGGCTGCCGACCGTCGTCCTCTGGCACACCGTCTTCGCCGCGCTCGCGGGGCAGCTCGCGTTCCCGTCGCCGGGGCCGGCCGACATCCTGAACGCCTATCGCGCGACGCTCGGCCTCGAGCCGCTTCCCGCCGATGCGATCGGGATGGGGCGCGCCGACGCGATCCTCGCGTTCACCTGGGAGGCGCTCGACGCGCCCGCCCGGCCGCCGCTGCCGGTGCCGCACTACATCGGCCCGCTCGCCTCCACGACGGACACGACGGACGCGGCGCCGCCGGCCTTCGCGCTGCCGTGGGCGGCCGAAGACGCACGGCCTCTCGTGCTCGTCAGCTTCAGCACGAGCTTCCAGAACCAGGTCGCGACCTTGCAGCGCGTCGCCGACGCGGTCGCCGGCCTGCCGGCGCGTGTTCTCGTCACCCTGGGACCCGCCGTGACCGCCGAGGCGCTGCGGCTGCCGGCGAACGCCGTGGCGTTGCCGTTCGTGCCGCACGCCGCGGTGCTGCCGCACGCGCGTCTCGTCGTAACCCACGCGGGCCACGGCACCGTCATGGCGGCAGTGACCGCCGGCGTGCCGCTCGTCTGCCTGCCGATGGGACGTGATCAGCACGCGGTGGCGGAGTGCGTGCGGAGCCGGGGACTCGGGCGCGTCCTCGCCCCCACGGCGCCGACGCACGAGCTGCGCGACGCCATCGCCGCGGCGTTGGCCGACGCTCCGCTCGCCGCGGAATGCCGGCGCTTCGCGACGACGCTCGACGTCGAGGCGGGGCGACGGCGGGCGCTCGCCCTTCTGGAGCAGGTCGGGACGGCTGCGCGCTGA
- a CDS encoding PD40 domain-containing protein yields MPMRYLATALAAGLLVTAPAHALHKNSPPAIRISKGAPTSHPTTPSWDRYVAFASSGDLVGTGNTTRQVFLFNLFAHDCDIGGIVIGCPLPAVPPIRQITSGPGAPDNPTINQAGTLLAFDALGSYGGGTGPAAARRQIFLLNLATGDLRRVTNGTDGDSVRPSLSRAGGRMVFESSASLVGPSGVTQIYLYETNLGGLQRLTDGAAPSTNPALNKLASVVAFESRARHLGDGSDSGISQIFWYDVKRSRLHQLTNGNGPSTHPAVSSAVKSKTLRRSGIRRVAILFDSTATNLPGTAGGPGRQAYVGSVDLGDLPNLVQLTPIPVDGCTPSSPGESSYPTIDPTGRRIAFISTGDFLCNGTTGRRAFVTDMRRVPAVLYQMTGRGDVQGPLSNFLGLWFLTLSTNDDLTGQGVCGHQLQVIDYFTGRWSPATKVGQTPLEPIPGNPDAGCDDGNPCTADTCGPGGVCKNTPIACP; encoded by the coding sequence GTGCCGATGCGCTACCTCGCCACCGCTCTGGCCGCCGGGCTCCTCGTGACGGCGCCGGCCCACGCCCTCCACAAGAACTCGCCGCCCGCCATCCGGATCTCGAAGGGCGCCCCGACGTCACATCCCACGACCCCGTCGTGGGATCGCTACGTCGCCTTCGCCTCCAGCGGCGATCTCGTGGGCACGGGCAACACCACGCGCCAGGTGTTCCTCTTCAACCTGTTCGCGCACGACTGCGACATCGGCGGCATCGTCATCGGCTGTCCGCTGCCGGCCGTGCCGCCGATACGCCAGATCACGTCCGGGCCGGGTGCGCCCGACAATCCCACGATCAATCAGGCCGGGACGCTGCTCGCGTTCGACGCGCTGGGCTCGTACGGCGGCGGCACCGGTCCCGCGGCCGCGCGCCGGCAGATCTTCCTCCTCAACCTGGCGACCGGCGACCTGCGCCGGGTCACCAACGGCACCGACGGCGACAGCGTGCGCCCGTCGCTCAGCCGCGCAGGCGGCCGCATGGTGTTCGAGTCGAGCGCGTCGCTCGTGGGGCCGTCCGGCGTCACGCAGATCTATCTCTACGAGACCAACCTGGGCGGGCTCCAGCGGCTCACCGACGGCGCCGCGCCGAGCACCAATCCCGCGCTCAACAAGCTCGCCTCGGTGGTCGCCTTCGAGTCGCGCGCGCGCCACCTCGGCGACGGCTCGGACTCCGGCATCTCGCAGATCTTCTGGTACGACGTGAAGCGCTCGCGGCTCCACCAGCTCACCAACGGCAACGGCCCGAGCACGCACCCGGCGGTGTCGTCGGCGGTGAAGAGCAAGACGCTGCGCAGGTCCGGCATCCGGCGCGTCGCCATCCTCTTCGATTCCACCGCGACCAACCTGCCGGGCACCGCGGGCGGTCCGGGCCGCCAGGCCTACGTCGGCTCCGTCGACCTCGGCGACCTGCCGAACCTCGTACAGCTGACGCCGATCCCGGTGGACGGCTGCACCCCGTCGAGCCCGGGCGAGTCGTCGTATCCCACCATCGATCCGACCGGCCGCCGCATCGCCTTCATCTCGACGGGCGACTTCCTCTGCAACGGCACCACCGGTCGCCGCGCCTTCGTGACCGACATGCGCCGCGTGCCCGCCGTCCTCTATCAGATGACCGGCCGCGGCGACGTCCAGGGGCCGCTCTCGAACTTCCTCGGCCTCTGGTTCCTCACCCTCTCGACCAACGACGATCTCACCGGGCAGGGCGTCTGCGGCCACCAGCTCCAGGTCATCGACTACTTCACCGGCCGCTGGTCGCCGGCGACGAAGGTGGGCCAGACCCCGCTCGAGCCGATCCCGGGCAACCCCGACGCGGGATGCGACGACGGCAACCCCTGCACCGCGGACACCTGCGGGCCGGGCGGCGTCTGCAAGAACACGCCGATCGCCTGCCCCTGA